The Agromyces marinus genome window below encodes:
- the cofE gene encoding coenzyme F420-0:L-glutamate ligase — MRYSIEGIEGIPEIEHADDLAALIVRALADPLADGDILVVTSKVVSKAEGRVVLADDREQAITDETVRVVATRQTADSVTRIVENRLGIIGAAAGVDASNAPDGTVLLLPVDPDASARALATGIRSLTGARVGVLVSDTLGRPWREGQTDIAIGAAGVHVFDDLRGGADATGKPLAVTMPCVADELAGAAELVKGKSSGVPVAIVRGLGRLVGDLDLPGARSIVRPSDRDLFRQGSEEAYEDGYRAGFDEAQAEGPLRSE, encoded by the coding sequence GTGAGGTACAGCATCGAAGGCATCGAGGGGATCCCCGAGATCGAGCACGCGGACGACCTCGCCGCACTCATCGTCCGGGCGCTCGCCGACCCCCTCGCCGACGGCGACATCCTCGTCGTCACGTCCAAGGTCGTCTCGAAGGCCGAGGGTCGTGTCGTGCTCGCGGACGATCGCGAGCAGGCGATCACGGACGAGACCGTGCGGGTCGTCGCGACCCGGCAGACGGCCGATTCCGTGACGCGGATCGTCGAGAACCGGCTCGGCATCATCGGCGCCGCCGCCGGGGTCGACGCCTCGAACGCACCGGACGGCACCGTGCTGCTCCTTCCGGTCGATCCGGATGCGTCCGCGCGCGCGTTGGCCACCGGCATCCGCTCGCTGACCGGGGCCCGGGTCGGCGTGCTCGTCTCCGACACGCTCGGCCGACCGTGGCGCGAGGGGCAGACCGACATCGCGATCGGAGCGGCGGGCGTGCACGTCTTCGACGACCTGCGGGGCGGGGCGGATGCCACGGGCAAGCCGCTCGCGGTGACGATGCCGTGCGTGGCCGACGAACTGGCCGGCGCGGCCGAGCTCGTCAAGGGCAAGTCCTCTGGTGTGCCGGTCGCGATCGTGCGGGGGCTCGGCCGACTCGTGGGCGACCTCGACCTGCCGGGTGCCCGATCGATCGTGCGTCCGTCCGACCGGGACCTGTTCCGGCAGGGGTCGGAGGAGGCGTACGAGGACGGCTACCGGGCCGGTTTCGACGAGGCGCAGGCCGAGGGGCCCTTGCGTTCGGAGTGA
- a CDS encoding DUF6328 family protein — MSETAAVDGTDEERHETAGERLDRKWNDILQELRVVMTGTQLITGFLLAVAFQPKFAELEAYEVGLYLVLVVLATAATMLGLAPVILHRELSGQKQKERVVRIANSLLLALLVVVSLVAVGVASLIFDVTVNRQAGWTAGGVAFALVLTFWIVVPRIGKRAARRT, encoded by the coding sequence ATGTCCGAGACCGCCGCCGTCGACGGCACCGACGAGGAGCGCCACGAGACCGCGGGCGAACGCCTGGATCGCAAGTGGAACGACATCCTCCAGGAGCTGCGCGTCGTGATGACCGGCACCCAACTGATCACGGGCTTCCTGCTCGCGGTCGCGTTCCAGCCGAAGTTCGCCGAACTCGAGGCCTACGAGGTCGGGCTGTACCTCGTCCTCGTGGTCCTCGCGACCGCCGCGACGATGCTCGGCCTCGCCCCGGTGATCCTGCATCGCGAACTCAGCGGCCAGAAGCAGAAGGAGCGCGTGGTCCGGATCGCCAACTCGCTCCTGCTCGCGCTGCTCGTGGTGGTCTCACTCGTGGCGGTCGGCGTGGCGAGCCTCATCTTCGACGTGACCGTGAACCGCCAGGCCGGATGGACGGCCGGCGGCGTGGCGTTCGCGTTGGTGCTGACCTTCTGGATCGTGGTGCCGAGGATCGGCAAGCGCGCCGCGCGGCGCACCTGA